The Medicago truncatula cultivar Jemalong A17 chromosome 4, MtrunA17r5.0-ANR, whole genome shotgun sequence genome includes a region encoding these proteins:
- the LOC11430500 gene encoding transport inhibitor response 1-like protein Os04g0395600, whose amino-acid sequence MNMVECKRKKESQGEKNNNMDSNSDFPDEVLERVLGMMKSRKDRSSVSLVCKEWYNAERWSRRNVFIGNCYAVSPEILTRRFPNIRSVTMKGKPRFSDFNLVPANWGADIHSWLVVFADKYPFLEELRLKRMAVSDESLEFLAFSFPNFKALSLLSCDGFSTDGLAAVATNCKNLTELDIQENGVDDKSGNWLSCFPESFTSLEILNFANLSNDVNFDALEKLVARCNSLKTLKVNKSVTLEQLQRLLVRAPQLCELGTGSFSQELTGQQYSELERAFNNCRSLHTLSGLWVASAQYHQVLYPVCTNLTFLNFSYAPLDSEGLSKLLVRCPNLRRLWVLDTVEDKGLEAVGSYCPLLEELRVFPGDPFEEGAAHGVTESGFIAVSEGCRKLHYVLYFCRQMTNAAVATVVENCPDFTHFRLCIMTPGQPDYQTGEPMDEAFGAVVKTCTKLQRLAVSGSLTDLTFEYIGKYAKNLETLSVAFAGSSDWAMQCVLVGCPKLRKLEIRDSPFGNAALLSGFDKYESMRSLWMSDCKVTMNGCRLLAQERPRLNVEVMQEEGGDDSQAGKLYVYRSVAGPRRDAPPFVLTL is encoded by the exons atgaacATGGTAGAGTGTAAGAGAAAGAAGGAATCACAAGgtgaaaaaaacaataacatggATTCAAATTCAGATTTTCCTGATGAAGTGTTGGAACGTGTTCTTGGGATGATGAAATCACGCAAAGACAGAAGCTCAGTTTCATTGGTATGCAAAGAATGGTACAACGCTGAAAGATGGTCAAGGAGGAATGTTTTCATAGGTAACTGTTATGCTGTGTCACCTGAGATCTTGACACGTAGATTTCCAAACATAAGAAGTGTTACAATGAAAGGAAAACCTCGTTTTTCTGATTTTAACTTGGTTCCTGCAAATTGGGGTGCTGATATTCATTCATGGTTGGTTGTTTTTGCCGATAAATATCCTTTTCTTGAAGAGTTGAGGCTTAAGAGAATGGCTGTTAGTGATGAAAGTTTGGAGTTTTTagctttttcttttcctaattTCAAAGCTCTTTCTCTTTTGAGTTGTGATGGATTTAGCACTGATGGGTTGGCTGCTGTTGCTACTAATTGCAA GAACTTAACTGAACTTGACATACAGGAGAATGGCGTCGATGATAAAAGTGGTAATTGGTTGAGTTGCTTCCCAGAAAGCTTTACATCATTGGAAATATTGAACTTTGCCAACCTAAGCAATGATGTAAACTTCGACGCGCTCGAGAAACTTGTCGCTAGGTGCAATTCATTAAAGACTTTGAAGGTTAACAAAAGCGTAACACTGGAACAGTTGCAAAGACTTCTTGTCCGTGCTCCTCAGCTCTGTGAGCTTGGTACTGGCTCATTTTCCCAAGAGCTGACAGGTCAGCAGTATTCAGAGCTTGAACGCGCGTTCAACAATTGTAGAAGTCTTCACACCCTTTCTGGTTTATGGGTTGCTTCAGCACAATATCACCAAGTTCTATACCCTGTATGCACAAATCTGACTTTCTTGAATTTTAGTTATGCTCCTCTTGACAGTGAAGGCCTTTCTAAGCTTCTTGTTCGCTGTCCTAATCTTCGACGCCTTTGg GTATTGGACACAGTTGAAGACAAGGGACTGGAAGCTGTTGGATCATATTGTCCATTGCTTGAGGAGCTACGTGTTTTTCCTGGGGATCCCTTTGAGGAGGGCGCTGCACACGGGGTTACTGAATCAGGGTTTATTGCTGTCTCTGAAGGATGCCGGAAGCTACACTACGTCCTATACTTTTGCCGTCAGATGACCAATGCTGCTGTTGCTACTGTTGTGGAAAACTGCCCCGACTTTACTCATTTTCGGCTCTGCATCATGACCCCTGGTCAGCCAGATTACCAGACGGGTGAACCTATGGACGAGGCCTTTGGAGCAGTTGTTAAGACCTGCACTAAACTCCAAAGGCTTGCTGTATCAGGTTCTCTAACTGACCTGACATTTGAGTATATAGGGAAGTATGCTAAAAACTTGGAAACACTTTCAGTGGCTTTTGCTGGAAGCAGTGATTGGGCAATGCAATGTGTACTGGTTGGCTGTCCGAAGCTGCGAAAACTTGAGATAAGGGACAGTCCATTCGGCAATGCCGCGCTTTTGTCTGGTTTTGACAAGTATGAGTCAATGAGGTCACTTTGGATGTCGGACTGCAAAGTGACGATGAATGGATGTAGATTGTTAGCACAAGAAAGGCCTAGGTTGAATGTTGAAGTGATGCAGGAAGAAGGAGGTGATGATAGTCAGGCTGGAAAACTTTATGTTTATCGTTCTGTTGCTGGACCAAGAAGGGATGCACCTCCATTTGTTCTCACTCTCTGA
- the LOC11429521 gene encoding uncharacterized protein isoform X3 gives MGDEELTGESQLAGVPTGACRLRRALELICSLLSLTLSIRVFAGKWQLIRNKLEELHSGLIAAENSDSGENPSLSRLVTSIVATVKECHDLGQRCVDFSYSGKLLMQSDLDVAFSKLDGLAKKLSEIYRTGILTNGFALVVSKPCLGACKEDMRFYVRDILTRMKIGELGMKKQALRNLLEVVVEDEKYVKVIVVDVSDVVHVLVGFLGSNEVEIQEESAKVVCVLAGFDSYKGVLISAGVIAPLIRVLDCGSELGKVAAARCLMKLTENSDNAWAVSAHGGVTALLNICGNDDCKGDLVGPACGVLRNLVGVEEVKRFMVEEDAVSTFIRLVKSKEEAIQVNSIGFIQNIAFGDELVRQMVIREGGIRALLRVLDPKWSYSSKTKEITMRAIESLCFTSSSSVSILMSYGFVDQLLYYVRHGEVSIQELALKVAFRLSGTSEEAKKAMGDAGFMVEFVKFLNAKSFEVREMAAEALSGMVTVPRNRKRFVQDDHNIALLLQLLDPEEGNSDFHEDTLCHYCETISYGRLYLRRKQL, from the exons ATGGGTGATGAAGAGTTAACCGGAGAATCTCAACTGGCCGGAGTACCCACCGGAGCTTGCCGACTCCGGCGAGCTTTGGAACTCATTTGTTCGTTACTTTCTCTAACGCTCTCGATCAGGGTCTTCGCCGGAAAATGGCAACTCATTCGGAACAAGCTTGAAGAGCTTCATTCAGGTTTAATCGCCGCCGAGAATAGTGATTCCGGCGAGAATCCGTCGCTTTCGAGGTTAGTAACTTCGATAGTAGCGACGGTGAAGGAGTGTCACGATCTGGGTCAGCGTTGCGTTGATTTCTCGTACAGTGGGAAGCTTTTGATGCAGAGTGATTTGGACGTAGCGTTTTCGAAACTCGATGGTTTAGCGAAGAAGCTTTCGGAGATTTATAGAACGGGGATTTTGACAAATGGGTTTGCGCTTGTTGTTTCAAAACCGTGTCTTGGTGCTTGTAAAGAGGATATGAGGTTCTATGTGAGAGATATTTTGACGAGGATGAAGATTGGTGAGTTGGGTATGAAGAAACAAGCTTTAAGGAATCTTCTTGAGGTTGTTGTTGAGGATGAAAAGTATGTTAaggttattgttgttgatgtgagTGATGTTGTTCATGTTCTTGTTGGGTTTTTGGGTTCTAATGAGGTGGAAATCCAAGAAGAGAGTGCTAAGGTTGTTTGTGTTCTTGCTGGTTTTGATTCATATAAAGGGGTTTTGATTAGTGCTGGTGTTATCGCGCCTTTGATCCGGGTTTTGGATTGTGGGAGTGAGTTGGGGAAAGTTGCGGCTGCgaggtgtttgatgaaattgaCGGAGAATTCGGATAATGCTTGGGCTGTTTCGGCTCATGGTGGTGTCACGGCGTTGTTGAATATTTGTGGGAATGATGATTGTAAAGGGGATTTGGTTGGTCCTGCTTGTGGTGTGTTGAGAAATCTTGTTGGTGTTGAGGAAGTTAAGAGATTCATGGTTGAGGAGGATGCGGTGTCGACTTTTATCAGGCTAGTGAAATCAAAGGAGGAAGCAATTCAGGTGAATTCAATAGGGTTCATTCAGAATATTGCCTTTGGAGATGAGTTGGTTAGGCAAATGGTGATTAGAGAAGGCGGAATCCGTGCTTTGTTACGTGTTTTAGATCCGAAATGGTcatattcttcaaaaacaaaggaaataaCAATGAGGGCTATTGAAAGTTTGTGTTTTACTTCATCTAGCTCTGTAAGTATTTTAATGAGTTATGGTTTTGTGGATCAGTTGCTATATTATGTTCGACACGGTGAAGTTTCGATTCAAGAGTTAGCTTTGAAAGTGGCATTTAGATTATCTGGAACATCCGAAGAAGCTAAGAAAGCAATGGGAGATGCCGGTTTTATGGTAGAATTTGTTAAGTTTCTCAATGCGAAATCATTTGAAGTTCGCGAAATGGCAGCTGAAGCACTCTCCGGCATGGTCACGGTACCTAGAAATAGAAAGAGGTTTGTTCAAGATGATCATAACATAGCCCTGCTTCTGCAATTGCTTGATCCAGAAGAGGGAAATTCAG ATTTTCATGAAGATACTCTCTGCCATTACTGTGAGACTATTAGCTATGGTAGATTGTACCTAAGAAGGaaacaattataa
- the LOC11429521 gene encoding uncharacterized protein isoform X1 encodes MGDEELTGESQLAGVPTGACRLRRALELICSLLSLTLSIRVFAGKWQLIRNKLEELHSGLIAAENSDSGENPSLSRLVTSIVATVKECHDLGQRCVDFSYSGKLLMQSDLDVAFSKLDGLAKKLSEIYRTGILTNGFALVVSKPCLGACKEDMRFYVRDILTRMKIGELGMKKQALRNLLEVVVEDEKYVKVIVVDVSDVVHVLVGFLGSNEVEIQEESAKVVCVLAGFDSYKGVLISAGVIAPLIRVLDCGSELGKVAAARCLMKLTENSDNAWAVSAHGGVTALLNICGNDDCKGDLVGPACGVLRNLVGVEEVKRFMVEEDAVSTFIRLVKSKEEAIQVNSIGFIQNIAFGDELVRQMVIREGGIRALLRVLDPKWSYSSKTKEITMRAIESLCFTSSSSVSILMSYGFVDQLLYYVRHGEVSIQELALKVAFRLSGTSEEAKKAMGDAGFMVEFVKFLNAKSFEVREMAAEALSGMVTVPRNRKRFVQDDHNIALLLQLLDPEEGNSGNKKFLISILMSLTSCNSARKKIVSSGYAKNIDKLADAEVSCDAKKLVKKLSTNRFRSMLNGIWHS; translated from the coding sequence ATGGGTGATGAAGAGTTAACCGGAGAATCTCAACTGGCCGGAGTACCCACCGGAGCTTGCCGACTCCGGCGAGCTTTGGAACTCATTTGTTCGTTACTTTCTCTAACGCTCTCGATCAGGGTCTTCGCCGGAAAATGGCAACTCATTCGGAACAAGCTTGAAGAGCTTCATTCAGGTTTAATCGCCGCCGAGAATAGTGATTCCGGCGAGAATCCGTCGCTTTCGAGGTTAGTAACTTCGATAGTAGCGACGGTGAAGGAGTGTCACGATCTGGGTCAGCGTTGCGTTGATTTCTCGTACAGTGGGAAGCTTTTGATGCAGAGTGATTTGGACGTAGCGTTTTCGAAACTCGATGGTTTAGCGAAGAAGCTTTCGGAGATTTATAGAACGGGGATTTTGACAAATGGGTTTGCGCTTGTTGTTTCAAAACCGTGTCTTGGTGCTTGTAAAGAGGATATGAGGTTCTATGTGAGAGATATTTTGACGAGGATGAAGATTGGTGAGTTGGGTATGAAGAAACAAGCTTTAAGGAATCTTCTTGAGGTTGTTGTTGAGGATGAAAAGTATGTTAaggttattgttgttgatgtgagTGATGTTGTTCATGTTCTTGTTGGGTTTTTGGGTTCTAATGAGGTGGAAATCCAAGAAGAGAGTGCTAAGGTTGTTTGTGTTCTTGCTGGTTTTGATTCATATAAAGGGGTTTTGATTAGTGCTGGTGTTATCGCGCCTTTGATCCGGGTTTTGGATTGTGGGAGTGAGTTGGGGAAAGTTGCGGCTGCgaggtgtttgatgaaattgaCGGAGAATTCGGATAATGCTTGGGCTGTTTCGGCTCATGGTGGTGTCACGGCGTTGTTGAATATTTGTGGGAATGATGATTGTAAAGGGGATTTGGTTGGTCCTGCTTGTGGTGTGTTGAGAAATCTTGTTGGTGTTGAGGAAGTTAAGAGATTCATGGTTGAGGAGGATGCGGTGTCGACTTTTATCAGGCTAGTGAAATCAAAGGAGGAAGCAATTCAGGTGAATTCAATAGGGTTCATTCAGAATATTGCCTTTGGAGATGAGTTGGTTAGGCAAATGGTGATTAGAGAAGGCGGAATCCGTGCTTTGTTACGTGTTTTAGATCCGAAATGGTcatattcttcaaaaacaaaggaaataaCAATGAGGGCTATTGAAAGTTTGTGTTTTACTTCATCTAGCTCTGTAAGTATTTTAATGAGTTATGGTTTTGTGGATCAGTTGCTATATTATGTTCGACACGGTGAAGTTTCGATTCAAGAGTTAGCTTTGAAAGTGGCATTTAGATTATCTGGAACATCCGAAGAAGCTAAGAAAGCAATGGGAGATGCCGGTTTTATGGTAGAATTTGTTAAGTTTCTCAATGCGAAATCATTTGAAGTTCGCGAAATGGCAGCTGAAGCACTCTCCGGCATGGTCACGGTACCTAGAAATAGAAAGAGGTTTGTTCAAGATGATCATAACATAGCCCTGCTTCTGCAATTGCTTGATCCAGAAGAGGGAAATTCAGGTAACAAAAAGTTCTTAATCTCTATCTTAATGTCATTGACAAGTTGCAATAGTGCAAGGAAAAAGATTGTTAGCTCTGGTTATGCCAAAAACATAGACAAACTAGCAGATGCTGAAGTATCTTGTGATGCTAAAAAACTTGTCAAGAAACTATCCACAAACAGATTCCGCAGTATGTTGAATGGAATCTGGCACTCATGA
- the LOC11429521 gene encoding U-box domain-containing protein 40 isoform X4 translates to MGDEELTGESQLAGVPTGACRLRRALELICSLLSLTLSIRVFAGKWQLIRNKLEELHSGLIAAENSDSGENPSLSRLVTSIVATVKECHDLGQRCVDFSYSGKLLMQSDLDVAFSKLDGLAKKLSEIYRTGILTNGFALVVSKPCLGACKEDMRFYVRDILTRMKIGELGMKKQALRNLLEVVVEDEKYVKVIVVDVSDVVHVLVGFLGSNEVEIQEESAKVVCVLAGFDSYKGVLISAGVIAPLIRVLDCGSELGKVAAARCLMKLTENSDNAWAVSAHGGVTALLNICGNDDCKGDLVGPACGVLRNLVGVEEVKRFMVEEDAVSTFIRLVKSKEEAIQVNSIGFIQNIAFGDELVRQMVIREGGIRALLRVLDPKWSYSSKTKEITMRAIESLCFTSSSSVSILMSYGFVDQLLYYVRHGEVSIQELALKVAFRLSGTSEEAKKAMGDAGFMVEFVKFLNAKSFEVREMAAEALSGMVTVPRNRKRFVQDDHNIALLLQLLDPEEGNSVLCLK, encoded by the exons ATGGGTGATGAAGAGTTAACCGGAGAATCTCAACTGGCCGGAGTACCCACCGGAGCTTGCCGACTCCGGCGAGCTTTGGAACTCATTTGTTCGTTACTTTCTCTAACGCTCTCGATCAGGGTCTTCGCCGGAAAATGGCAACTCATTCGGAACAAGCTTGAAGAGCTTCATTCAGGTTTAATCGCCGCCGAGAATAGTGATTCCGGCGAGAATCCGTCGCTTTCGAGGTTAGTAACTTCGATAGTAGCGACGGTGAAGGAGTGTCACGATCTGGGTCAGCGTTGCGTTGATTTCTCGTACAGTGGGAAGCTTTTGATGCAGAGTGATTTGGACGTAGCGTTTTCGAAACTCGATGGTTTAGCGAAGAAGCTTTCGGAGATTTATAGAACGGGGATTTTGACAAATGGGTTTGCGCTTGTTGTTTCAAAACCGTGTCTTGGTGCTTGTAAAGAGGATATGAGGTTCTATGTGAGAGATATTTTGACGAGGATGAAGATTGGTGAGTTGGGTATGAAGAAACAAGCTTTAAGGAATCTTCTTGAGGTTGTTGTTGAGGATGAAAAGTATGTTAaggttattgttgttgatgtgagTGATGTTGTTCATGTTCTTGTTGGGTTTTTGGGTTCTAATGAGGTGGAAATCCAAGAAGAGAGTGCTAAGGTTGTTTGTGTTCTTGCTGGTTTTGATTCATATAAAGGGGTTTTGATTAGTGCTGGTGTTATCGCGCCTTTGATCCGGGTTTTGGATTGTGGGAGTGAGTTGGGGAAAGTTGCGGCTGCgaggtgtttgatgaaattgaCGGAGAATTCGGATAATGCTTGGGCTGTTTCGGCTCATGGTGGTGTCACGGCGTTGTTGAATATTTGTGGGAATGATGATTGTAAAGGGGATTTGGTTGGTCCTGCTTGTGGTGTGTTGAGAAATCTTGTTGGTGTTGAGGAAGTTAAGAGATTCATGGTTGAGGAGGATGCGGTGTCGACTTTTATCAGGCTAGTGAAATCAAAGGAGGAAGCAATTCAGGTGAATTCAATAGGGTTCATTCAGAATATTGCCTTTGGAGATGAGTTGGTTAGGCAAATGGTGATTAGAGAAGGCGGAATCCGTGCTTTGTTACGTGTTTTAGATCCGAAATGGTcatattcttcaaaaacaaaggaaataaCAATGAGGGCTATTGAAAGTTTGTGTTTTACTTCATCTAGCTCTGTAAGTATTTTAATGAGTTATGGTTTTGTGGATCAGTTGCTATATTATGTTCGACACGGTGAAGTTTCGATTCAAGAGTTAGCTTTGAAAGTGGCATTTAGATTATCTGGAACATCCGAAGAAGCTAAGAAAGCAATGGGAGATGCCGGTTTTATGGTAGAATTTGTTAAGTTTCTCAATGCGAAATCATTTGAAGTTCGCGAAATGGCAGCTGAAGCACTCTCCGGCATGGTCACGGTACCTAGAAATAGAAAGAGGTTTGTTCAAGATGATCATAACATAGCCCTGCTTCTGCAATTGCTTGATCCAGAAGAGGGAAATTCAG TACTTTGCTTAAAATAA
- the LOC11429521 gene encoding uncharacterized protein isoform X2 produces MGDEELTGESQLAGVPTGACRLRRALELICSLLSLTLSIRVFAGKWQLIRNKLEELHSGLIAAENSDSGENPSLSRLVTSIVATVKECHDLGQRCVDFSYSGKLLMQSDLDVAFSKLDGLAKKLSEIYRTGILTNGFALVVSKPCLGACKEDMRFYVRDILTRMKIGELGMKKQALRNLLEVVVEDEKYVKVIVVDVSDVVHVLVGFLGSNEVEIQEESAKVVCVLAGFDSYKGVLISAGVIAPLIRVLDCGSELGKVAAARCLMKLTENSDNAWAVSAHGGVTALLNICGNDDCKGDLVGPACGVLRNLVGVEEVKRFMVEEDAVSTFIRLVKSKEEAIQVNSIGFIQNIAFGDELVRQMVIREGGIRALLRVLDPKWSYSSKTKEITMRAIESLCFTSSSSVSILMSYGFVDQLLYYVRHGEVSIQELALKVAFRLSGTSEEAKKAMGDAGFMVEFVKFLNAKSFEVREMAAEALSGMVTVPRNRKRFVQDDHNIALLLQLLDPEEGNSGIGSRVFMLRVCNQCCVKAEWETCEYSNQLGCSRGDFC; encoded by the exons ATGGGTGATGAAGAGTTAACCGGAGAATCTCAACTGGCCGGAGTACCCACCGGAGCTTGCCGACTCCGGCGAGCTTTGGAACTCATTTGTTCGTTACTTTCTCTAACGCTCTCGATCAGGGTCTTCGCCGGAAAATGGCAACTCATTCGGAACAAGCTTGAAGAGCTTCATTCAGGTTTAATCGCCGCCGAGAATAGTGATTCCGGCGAGAATCCGTCGCTTTCGAGGTTAGTAACTTCGATAGTAGCGACGGTGAAGGAGTGTCACGATCTGGGTCAGCGTTGCGTTGATTTCTCGTACAGTGGGAAGCTTTTGATGCAGAGTGATTTGGACGTAGCGTTTTCGAAACTCGATGGTTTAGCGAAGAAGCTTTCGGAGATTTATAGAACGGGGATTTTGACAAATGGGTTTGCGCTTGTTGTTTCAAAACCGTGTCTTGGTGCTTGTAAAGAGGATATGAGGTTCTATGTGAGAGATATTTTGACGAGGATGAAGATTGGTGAGTTGGGTATGAAGAAACAAGCTTTAAGGAATCTTCTTGAGGTTGTTGTTGAGGATGAAAAGTATGTTAaggttattgttgttgatgtgagTGATGTTGTTCATGTTCTTGTTGGGTTTTTGGGTTCTAATGAGGTGGAAATCCAAGAAGAGAGTGCTAAGGTTGTTTGTGTTCTTGCTGGTTTTGATTCATATAAAGGGGTTTTGATTAGTGCTGGTGTTATCGCGCCTTTGATCCGGGTTTTGGATTGTGGGAGTGAGTTGGGGAAAGTTGCGGCTGCgaggtgtttgatgaaattgaCGGAGAATTCGGATAATGCTTGGGCTGTTTCGGCTCATGGTGGTGTCACGGCGTTGTTGAATATTTGTGGGAATGATGATTGTAAAGGGGATTTGGTTGGTCCTGCTTGTGGTGTGTTGAGAAATCTTGTTGGTGTTGAGGAAGTTAAGAGATTCATGGTTGAGGAGGATGCGGTGTCGACTTTTATCAGGCTAGTGAAATCAAAGGAGGAAGCAATTCAGGTGAATTCAATAGGGTTCATTCAGAATATTGCCTTTGGAGATGAGTTGGTTAGGCAAATGGTGATTAGAGAAGGCGGAATCCGTGCTTTGTTACGTGTTTTAGATCCGAAATGGTcatattcttcaaaaacaaaggaaataaCAATGAGGGCTATTGAAAGTTTGTGTTTTACTTCATCTAGCTCTGTAAGTATTTTAATGAGTTATGGTTTTGTGGATCAGTTGCTATATTATGTTCGACACGGTGAAGTTTCGATTCAAGAGTTAGCTTTGAAAGTGGCATTTAGATTATCTGGAACATCCGAAGAAGCTAAGAAAGCAATGGGAGATGCCGGTTTTATGGTAGAATTTGTTAAGTTTCTCAATGCGAAATCATTTGAAGTTCGCGAAATGGCAGCTGAAGCACTCTCCGGCATGGTCACGGTACCTAGAAATAGAAAGAGGTTTGTTCAAGATGATCATAACATAGCCCTGCTTCTGCAATTGCTTGATCCAGAAGAGGGAAATTCAG GTATTGGCTCTCGTGTGTTCATGTTGCGTGTATGCAACCAATGCTGTGTGAAAGCAGAATGGGAAACATGTGAATATTCAAATCAATTAGGCTGTTCTAGGGGAGATTTTTGCTAG